In Mytilus edulis chromosome 7, xbMytEdul2.2, whole genome shotgun sequence, a single genomic region encodes these proteins:
- the LOC139481126 gene encoding uncharacterized protein has product MGFNNLLYNYHTLVVITVTLWKHVMSQCSEAHNMACSWPLIQLKNYEDILYPIGGFIPDYNETTLHQICSLFQEYKTCSQPFFMNCDQETLTEFHILDSAFSPICGHLAAEYIKQRSCFQRLQRTYKKCQERRQEQLNMQETDAKHYKLHMCTVTNEYVGCTFTVTALLCSLEAANVYFKIINESISFLLLNSGFSCTIRHPNDVIKVITTTTSTTTITTEIKTSPTKEVQPSVIQHSKNPTSSGLNLKRSLSSLLCVFIISSVLQALNV; this is encoded by the exons tgacTTTATGGAAACACGTAATGTCACAGTGTTCGGAAGCCCATAACATGGCGTGTTCTTGGCCGCTTATTCAATTGAAAAATTATGAAGATATCCTGTATCCTATTGGTGGATTCATTCCAGACTACAACGAAACTACTTTACATCAAATTTGCAG TCTTTTTCAGGAATATAAAACGTGTTCACAACCATTCTTTATGAACTGTGACCAAGAAACCTTAACAGAATTCCATATTTTAGACAGTGCCTTTTCCCCTATATGTGGTCATTTAGCAGCAG aatatattaaacaaagaagCTGCTTTCAACGATTACAACGCACATATAAAAAGTGTCAGGAACGTAGACAAGAACAATTAAATATGCAAGAGACTGATGCAAAACATTATAAATTGCACATGTGCAC GGTAACAAATGAATATGTTGGATGTACATTTACAGTGACAGCGTTGTTATGTTCTCTAGAAGCAGCAAatgtatatttcaaaattataaatgaatcaatatCATTCTTACTTCTGAATTCCGGATTTTCATGTACTATCCGACATCCAAATGACGTTATCAAAGTTATAACGACAACAACGTCGACAACGACGATTACCACCGAAATAAAGACTTCACCAACTAAAGAGGTCCAGCCATCTGTGATACAACATTCTAAAAACCCAACCAGTTCCGGGTTAAACTTAAAACGTTCGTTAAGTTCTTTGTTGTGTGTATTTATCATATCAAGTGTTCTTCAAGCGTTAAATGTATAG